In Dreissena polymorpha isolate Duluth1 chromosome 11, UMN_Dpol_1.0, whole genome shotgun sequence, the genomic window ACGATCCGAGTTTATATATACGCATTGTACACAACTAATACATGATAACTATATGATATAATAATGATATCAAACTGTTCATTAAATTGCcgacacatttaaaataaaagtgaacTATCTCCATACTTTAACTAGTGACGTTTGACTAAACATAAACTAATGAAATGTGCTGCAGCTTCACTTTCTTGAGATGATAAAGCAATagcaaaaacatatataaatattccAAGCAAATATTGTACTGGATACAAACCAAAAAAATTGTAACACTTTTTCTGTTTAGTCATCATTGTCATAGTAACTAGAGATACATGGTCACTGGCGAAATACATTGTGGACAACAATGACGTACATTCGACCATATCTGGCGGTCAAAATAGTGTTAATTATACACGAACTGCTTATATAATCAGCTTATATAAAGAGGTGAAATAAGCCTaaatagtaagaaataatttaacgaccagaaagtgatggacattgttataacccgtttatagttatatttttttatggttatgagtTTTTGTCAAAGTGATGGATAAGGCTGTTTACTCCTTAAAACAATTGGGTCGacgccaaggttaccatttttgtataaaacggaccgtgttAGAACCTCTAGTCTGAGCCACTGTCGATAGAGAATCGCACAATATACTTCCCaatttctggcttcacgggaAAGTGCATGAGACggacatttgtttttctggacggattatatttgtgttggagtatctcgtTTATTTCTTATCTTCATTCTTGTTGCAATTTCTTAATAAGAATTATATACAATTACAATACAACTAggaataatatacatttacaatacaatatatatacgaacatttaatcaagaataaaagttgatatatgctagaaaaagacttgttgccttattttgcaaactgatgagtagtttacgaacctgggacatttaagtcataacaaaaaattacacaacgcgacttaaaacgaactttgaGAACCAATAGATAACATAAGGACAGAAGTGCCaaaaaaatgtttgaacaaatgcacatgcttttatcattttatttattttttgcatctAGTGTCGATATGTATTACGAAAATAATCATTACGATATTAAACATGTCTACATTTACACCCTTACAACAAGTTCTtctaaatttacaaaattaaacacatgtctatataaatattgttcagtAAAGATGTAAATAAATAACCACACATTCGAAATAGCATAACTGATGTTCTGCCTATAGTTTCTCAATTATTGATTTCGGAGTTGCGTTTTGTATTACTATTCTGTACTTTTATCGTCTTAGTGTGCAGCGACTTCTGCGTCTGGTGAGACGTCTGCTTCTTCTGCGACGTTTGTGCCGTCTGCGTTATTGGGATTCCGAGACCGGCTGCGGACGACACACAGAACGGCTGCAAGTCAATATCGGCGATCTGCTGGCAGCTCTTGAGTGGGTCACTAACATTAATAAAAAGTGTTAAATATACTATTGAGATCATTGAAACAAAGGGTAACGTACTTCAGATGCAATTGCTTGGTGACTGTTACATCATTACAATCAATTAATGGCGTGTTTGTTTACGAATTCGAATACATTCGGTCACACTTCATTTACAAGTACATTTTAGCGGAATTCAACGGAATGCGATAGTAAAATGCAGACTTCAGTGATAGTTGTTATTGACTTTTGTTCCAATCAAACCCAAGTGTGCATCATTCAATTGCAATTCTTATGTCGATAAATGGAACTGCATAGCATGTATTCGAAGACAGTATATAAAGTCAACACTTAGTTGTTTACAGACACTTTCGAAAGCCGTTCAACGCgatttcaaaaattaaacaattataaagcaACATGAAACATCAGACTCACGCTTGTTTGAAGACGTTTGGAAAGTGGATCTTGTTGAATTTGTAGTTCTGACACAGCAGGGAGGCCAGACTGTAATTTTGAATGGCGGCCTGTTGTTCTAAGAAAGCAAAACATAATGCTATATTAGAAGATGTTAAATACAAAAGCAAATACACTTAATATTTCACTAACTCGCAAGCGTTTATTATGTATAACTTAAGTTAAATCAGATATCTACTATGGTCCTAAAAAAAGTTTAGAATATCATAAGCATAAGCATAAATGACAGCACGCTGTGTTTATATTCGGAGTTTTCACATGTTTATTATGTTTCTAAATAGAGAATATGCACAAAAGTGTTTCAATTTAAAAGTACAAGCGCTTACACCATATTTTCCTTTAGACAATATCTTGTAAAGTATTAAATTTAACATTCTATCATTCTCGTTCATTTGTTAGCTGCTTCCATGTAAGAATTGCACACAGTATTATCTACTTATGTACTGTCTATGGTCGTCGTGATAAGGTATGTATTATGTTGATATTGCATATGAAGCGATGGAAACCTAGCATATTTACACGATGGTGGACAAAGATGATCGATGAACATACCTTTATTAAAGCCTGTGTCCTTGTTCTGATAGAAGAATCTGTCTCCAAACTTGAGTCTTCGAAACTGGTCTCCTATAATACACTCCATGGTCGGACCCAAGGTTCCACCAGAGACGGGTTTTTCGCTCAGGGCTCCGGCGAAAAAGTCTATGTCTTGGGGCGAACTGAAGCGATACGTTGAGGATAGTCATTATGTAATAACTGATGTGAAAAGAACCTTCATAGGACAAAGATCCTGATTTCCTTGAAACAATCACACATTTTGGGGGTCATCAAAAGATCGATGATTTGGGGCGAACTAAATTTAATAACGGGACTGAATAAAATACAATCAGTAAAGTAGATTCTAGCCGTATCAGTGAATCTTTTGGGCCGAAACGAAATcctaaaataatttgaaatagcACAATGTATATATGTGATGAAAGGTGACTACCAACGTAGAACATAGTGTACTTTTATCTTGCTGCTGTTTACAAAGCTTGAGTAAGAACGAAATGTTCAGAATAAGTATTAATACGAATTCACCACCTTATTTTATAATCAACATTTACATGTTATGCTTGCTTTGAATACTTGTAATACATTGAcataaacagtatttttttaattaacatatataacacaaacatatttaCCAAACAAATACAACACATACAATTAATTTAAGTTAAGTACATATATGAAacatacatttgaattatttGCACAAACTACTCAGTAGCATGAAGATgcttattgtttatgttttgacATTGGAGAGGTCATTTGCTTCAGGCTGGATGGAGGGAGGACCAACCAGATTGTCCGCAGAAATTCTTATTTTAAGAGCTTGGCAAATAATCAACATTGACAAACGTTTGATGCAAAAACTGTTATGAACCTGTAACCAGCAGCCTTAAGAAGGTAGATTGTCTCAAGGGTGTGATCAACAAGGCCTCCAGGTGATGAGGATTTCCAGGAACTCACTGACGACAGTCCGCACCATTTCCGGAACTCGTTGTAGGAGGGTAGTCCGTGGTCGCGACCCCTCTGGATGTTCAGGGATGCCAGATCGAAGGATTTATCGGCTATCGGCGTGTTGACAAATAGATGGTTGCGGACAGTGTCTTCGATGACTCTAAATATATAGTGTTTTGCGATAAATACTTATACTGACAAGGAATTGCTTTGCATGAATAATGTGCAAACAAGTTCGCAGCCTCAAGTTGCATGTTTGTATGAGATTAGATTGTTGCTAGCTATATGTGCAATTCAATAACTGGTTCCGATGCAAATTGGTTTACTCAAAAGCATGACATTGGTCCATAAAGTTTATCTTCGTCAGTAGAAAATTAAACGTAATTGGACTCTAAGGTTAACTGTATTTTCGAAATGAATAAACATAATAGTAATCACACAGGGATACTCTGATGGATTATATTAATACTGTTGGAGATCGAAAGACAAACTAGAACATGTATAAGTTTACACACAATTTGTAAACTTGCAAGCTAGTGTTATCATTAAGCAGTACATGATGACTATTGTAAAGCTTTAATTGAAGGAACAATATTATTACGAAAGCAAAAGAGACGTTTAAGTAGAAAACAACCTTTGAAACTCTGCAAACAGAAAAAATAACTCTACAAGACAGAACGTAAACgaatacatacatttaaaacaatgtgTAGATGTTTATTGTGCACGGAATAATGTTATATATGTGCAAACAGTGCATAACCGTTCAAATATACAACACATACAAGAGGTAAAGCTTCCAATGCATCATTGGATAGCATTTTCTAATTTTGTACGAAATACTTTCTTCAAAATAATTTAACACAGATTTAGTTGGTGTTTTTGTTTAACGACAAAACGATATTAAATGACAAACATTAAGTAAGACTAACTTGAAACGGTCATACAAGCTGATGGGAAAGTTACATTTAAGTTTTAAACGATTACAAACACAATAGCTGGAGCCCtatgcttgttttattttttggcTTCAGGTACCTGTCAGTTTTCTGACTATCGAGAGCAGAAAGCGCGTAGGCCAGCCCCTGCATTCCAGATGGACCTCCGATCACAGACTGTATATAGGTCATGCTGGGATCAAAGAACGTCAGGTTGAGAAGTGTCTCGCGGAACGGCTGGAAGTTCTTCGTGAACACCGACATAAACGTGGGAATCCAACTGTGGCCCATACTGTCAGAGCGTGGAGTAAAATGTTCTCTGAGTATGTATAACCTTTACGAATACGTAGTAATGTATGCCACTTAAAACCATATAGAGTAAACACTAAAATGAATTGTTTGTGaatatgcataaataaaaaaaacaaaaacattttgtatgtGAAATATGAAATACATTAAAGTTTAATAAAACATGTAGTTACAATTATATAACGCACAATCAAATTCTTTTTAAAGTATCCCAATAAGTggtttttgtttcacaaacatgaatatgtagaatat contains:
- the LOC127851285 gene encoding peroxidase-like protein 3; the protein is MGTAYLTVLITFAVQTRPRVYTAVLLVTYESTKFRLLRHTTMCLYSNIIVWRMYLDNIFRMVRKQFQQTRKLMIGIMQKIVYDEFLPAFLSPTAMEKNELASSKRYKYDSQLDPTTANVFGIAYRMGHSWIPTFMSVFTKNFQPFRETLLNLTFFDPSMTYIQSVIGGPSGMQGLAYALSALDSQKTDRVIEDTVRNHLFVNTPIADKSFDLASLNIQRGRDHGLPSYNEFRKWCGLSSVSSWKSSSPGGLVDHTLETIYLLKAAGYSSPQDIDFFAGALSEKPVSGGTLGPTMECIIGDQFRRLKFGDRFFYQNKDTGFNKEQQAAIQNYSLASLLCQNYKFNKIHFPNVFKQADPLKSCQQIADIDLQPFCVSSAAGLGIPITQTAQTSQKKQTSHQTQKSLHTKTIKVQNSNTKRNSEINN